The nucleotide window acacaaaacaatacaatgtagGCAAATAAATGCTTTAGATAtagttgttgtgtgtttgtcatgTGCATCTACAGAAATGAAAGCTAAAGATGCAATCAAGCACATAAACCGTTGCAAGGTTGGCAGAAGACTctgaacagaaaaacaaagttttgATGAGAAACTTCTTCCGCGATATTTACAAGAACCAATAGTAACCCTTTCAAGTGTTGTCATTTTTGGGTAagtatgttttttgttgtgccAAATTGGAAGATTTCCAAATTTTCTGTTGTCAGCCGGGAATGATCCAACCAATGTTTTTGTAGCCTTAAGGTATACCAAAGTACGAAAGGAAAGCATGTGAACAACTACACTTGTGTAGTAGCTGCTTGTCTGTGCATATATGTTGGTAAAAAAGAGACCTAAAGGTTTAGGAATGTTATCTGGCCAACAACATCCTCTCCAGATTCAGTGCACATGTGCATTCATTCATCctcataacaacaacaaagtaaGACAATTAAGAAGACACAAgtgagaagggaaaaaaagaaaatctctgCTCGGTCCTGCGTCTTCGTTTTGAAGTTCAAAAACGCTCCTGTCCAAGAGTCTGTTTGGTTAGTTCCATTCAATTTATACATTAAGAATTGTACATAGGTGTTGGTGACACCGCAGAGCGTCTGAATAGAAGTGTTGTAGCCTAGTAGTTGACCTCGTAGACAGTTGCTTTCTTATCTCCTGAACCCGTCACAATGTACTTGTCATCTATGGAGATGTCACAGCTCAGCACTGAGGACGACTCCTTTGACTGTAAGGGGAATAAAAgatgtgtgaaaatgtaaaaggtGCACAGACTGAGAAAAAGCCAAGAAGGGATGAAGGCCGTGTGTGGCAGATAGGTGTTAAACAGTAGATTATTTACTGTTTTAGATTATTTCGGCATCTAGTCAGTCCACAATATATGTATAGAGGGCAGTGACACATTTAGCTCCTAATGCAACTGTATCTTTTCTAAACACCAATAAAGGCTTCTTGTTCAAATGTGTGTGCCCCTCATATAGCCTCCAGTTACCTTTACCTTTAAGACATCTGATTTTGCTGTATTCAGCACCTCCACTTGTGTGTTTACCTTTTTGTTTGACCTTCTTCCTCTAAAAAGCTGAAAGGTGTTTGAGATCTTGCAATTCCGTAAACTCATTACTCAATATTCTAGTAATcatattgtactgtatttgACCTCTCAGCTGCCTGGATGTATATGTTCTTGTGGTACGTTCTTCCACGCTTACCTGGAATATGCTGGCCCCATAGGGGGTTCTCCATGCGTTGAGCAGATTGTCTTTTCCTGTGCTCACAAACCACTTCCCTGCAGAGGATGGCAAACTACATTAGGCCACATCAAGTAAAAATATGTGCCCTAAATTTTAATGTCTCAATTACAGTAAATGCGCTTCACAGCCTCTTTCACACATAGTTCCCGGTAGATAACCTTTGTTTTTCACTACTCACACAAGCACTACATTCAGGAACATTTCTGTCTTGCGTCTTTTCACACATGCCATGGCAATGTTGGAATAGATAGGGCAACGGACAATCCAGCAGATGGCAGTAATTCCACACTTATCAATGTTAACCGCCATAAAACTCAATATAAGTAGAAGAAGATGAAACCGGTGCGCACCATTTTTCTACGGTTTTCAGGTTGAACAACAGGTTTCCTCAGAACGGTGTGCAACGGAATTACTGCAACTACTGTTtgtagtcatagttccattatctttattattactataattgTGACTATTTGTCATACCccaactaggcctgcacgattcagggaaaaatatggaTCAtgattttttagcttagaattgatatcacgattctctgccacattttttttttgtgtttattgtgtaatgtttattgcacacatgaaccatgaaaaaaattggcagtaccaaaacATAGATTATTTttgcacctatagcacattgcgcatcaccacaaccCTGTAAACaaagaggcttcaatgaagagaagggagagcattgcagtgcTTAggattttatacagtctatgtttaaaactcacagaagaaagtagtagcatttgtgatgcagtcaCAGTagtaaaatcacaataaaatcaaataaGAATCAAAGTCACAATTCAGTAATTGTGAGATTAAGGTGTTCATGCTAAATCTTCGAGCACTGCCAAATCTGCCATGCTATTGATTGGTTGCAATACACAGGCCATCGGGAACTGTAGGGCTATTTATTAATTGTCTCAATAGGTTAATTAAGTCCAACAAACAGGTAGTGGATTGGAGTCATATTGGAATTCATCAGGGTAATTAAGTGCCGCAGGTGTTTTGGAGGCAGGCTGTGCGCTCTGCTTTCAGAGTACCTTGTCCATGTGATATTTTGTATTACCATCAGAGGTCACTAAAATGCAATCTGCAAAGCCTCGGGAGTGTAACCAACCATTTCACGCATGGTCAAAAGGGTGCGAAAAACTTGGCACATTTGTATGCATGGAAATTCTTTATAAACCCCAAGTTTTACATGGAATGTGGCAACCGCAAATTTGACTCTGTATTTTCATCCTCAGCTTGTTGTGATCCATTTTGTGATTCTGTGCGCATTCACAAGAGCTTAAATAGCTCGTTGTTAACAATGTAACAGGTTGACGTAACGACCTGTGATTGTGGGTGTAGGGTCAGGTGTGGTAcatcttgggggggggggggtttgtgcAATTTTTGTTGGGTCAGACCCATCTGCTAGCAATAGGGGGCCGGGACTGAAAGCTACATGtaaaatatgcaccaaacaagcccctttgaaatgttgctgttttcatgaatacacCCCCactctttatgttttttttttaactggttgGCCACCCTGGTTTAAATAAACCATTTGCTAAGTTTTGTCGGGGCCTTAGTGGCCCAGATATACGTATACAAGGTTGAAGATGTCTATCTAGTGCAGTGGTAACTATGTATTTGATTGGCCCAATCATAATGAGAAATAATGACTCATTGTTTTGGAACACTTCAATCTAGGACTCATCAATTGCTATAGGTTGAAATTCAAGAAACAATGTGGATCAAACATTGAGATATTCAGTGCAAGGTGAAAGTTGTAACTGAGTGAAATATTGCCACTGTCTTAAATAATACCAGACTTTGTTGAAATGAGAGAAATTAGGGGGCCCCAGCTTCTAATTTTAACCACTGAAGGGAAAATCAATCCAGACTTAGTGGGATAAATACTTAACCAGGCTATAATGTTCAAATACTGACATGGcagcattgttttgttttataaataaacattttttgaacattGATTATGTACAATACAGATAAACTGgcagcttcaaaataaaacaaatagttttttttaattttgggatATTGTCCAGTTGGTCAATTTAACCATGAAGTGACGACAATGTGAACATCAAAATCATCTATTTGTTCCTGCAGATAGTTTAATGCTGGCGCTCCAACGCTTTAATTGTTGGCTAATTCCATTTTATTCAACAGTCTTAATCCTAACTACTAAAAAGTAATCTTGGTCCAACAGGATTTTTCTAGCTGTACAATGATTCCTCTGAAAATCacctttatttacattttctaatcATGTCTCCTACACAAAgctgacacatttaaaaaaaaaaatgtatatatatatatagacatatagaAAGATGTTTATGGATGTAATTGTCGATTCTTACCACAGTGAGCAAATCTGAGTGAGAGCACACAGCTTTCATGAAGGTGGAGCTGGTACTTGTCAGGTTTGGTAACATGAAGGACCTCCACATTATTGTTCTCCATCCCAACTGCCAGCCACTCGCCCGTTGGACAGTATCCCAGTGAGAAGATCTGCAACAAAGCCCAACAATTATAATGTCCtatagtttataaaaaaatattaaaacacatAACTATCTCTTTTATTAGCCTAGTCTTGAATTGTTTCAGTGCATAAAGATTGTGTTTGTCTGCCGAGGTGGCCACTGATATTAACATATCTAGGGCAGGCAAATATATGCAGAAGTCCACAGTATGCATTTCTACACCATCATTAGCATTTCATACTAATCTGTCAAAACAGATCCGTTTCAgtttctaaaattgtattttgcCCTACTAGCAGCAATCATACATTATGATATGAGGTGGGTGAATGATTTAgtcagttttcatttttaaacaaatcacaacaATTTTTTTCCAGATAATGAAGACACCTGATGGCTTAATAAATCTGGCAAACATAgttgtattgcttttttttagcCAAATTAGTGGTGTTAAACTTGCTGACGCTGTTCTTTCAGTGGGGNNNNNNNNNNGGGTTGGAACAGATAGCATTAGCCCTCTATTGGCCatgtctctccctgtctgcccaGCCCTCTCTGAGCTCTCTTTTATGTACACTCACCTCCTCCTGTGCACACTGAGATTTTGAAATTGCAGTAATGGTCTATTATTGCTACTCTTCTCAATAATAGGCCAGTGTTACTGCCTGCCAGTGTTAGCGTTAAAGGTTTTTGAGCACTGGGCAAAAAAACAGAGCACAGTCTGGCCTTTATGGTGGCTTAAATGTTCTGAACTGAGCTTATAAATTACTGCAATAAAGCAAAGCTAGAGAgggtaaacacacaaactgcaaaTAGCTGTGACTTGTCTTTTCAATCTGTGCATTTTACTTAAAGCAGCAAATAATAATGAAACGCAGCGCAATCCAAAACCTGTTTGCTACTTACACCTGCAAATTAATTTCTCTTTACTGCTTCACAAACTTTGGTCGGTAGAGACATTTAGCATAAAACGGTGAGTATAAGCAGTTCATCAGCTTGTTAAAGTGTTGGCGAATGATGCCCTCTAAAAGTGGTAggtatattatttatttgattaggacaatgcacattaatgaacatttctgtaaatgcgccagtgttagccaattggctaattttcaactgtagtcctacctaggatgcatgttttttatggtgggaagaaaccagagcacccggaggaaacccacacaaacacggggagaacatacaaactccacacagaaaggcccggaacgccctggattcgaaccaagaaccttcttgctgtgagacagaagtgctaaccacttagccaccgtgtTGCAGCATTAATAAAAAGGGTGCATTTGTGTGGACAAAGTGTATTGTGTACCTGAGAGGTGAAGTCGTGCTGCTGCAGCTGCCGTCCCTCTCTCAAGTCCCAGGACCGCACAGTATTATCCAGGCCTCCAGTCCACAGCTTTGTCCCATCATTAGAGATGTCTATACAGCTGGCTCCGTCGGTGTGGCCCTGGAACTGcctgaagaaaaacacagagtcAGACAAGCCAAGTCAGCACCCAATGGAGTGACATGTCAGAAAATCTTTCACAATGACCCACTTTAACTCAAATTCTTATTAGAATCTGTGAGAATGTGTCAGATAAAGTCAGGATTTGGGGTTGCACagtaagaacacacacagacacacacacacactgtattttaaacaacaaagcaaaacaatagCAATACAATATTGATTTATGGCAGTTCAGCCTCATtccaaaatatacaaaaaattgTAGGCACTTTGTTACTCACAGTTAAATTAAGGACAAGATGGATTAAAAATAACTTGAATGTGCAAAGAGAGCAAAAAAGCCCAAGAAGGCACTGTTCATTACCTAAATATTATAAAACAAGATTTACAAAACAATgtcaaacatttttgaaaaatcatCTGCCATTTTAGGGGTATTTTCAAGGTTAATGACATATGGTATCTTATTGATGACTGTCTTGCATTGGAAAGTATGGTAGACAAATCATTTGTGGACTTCTGGACTGGACTGTGGACTAAGAAGCAGGTTTAAATGCCATTGGTTGTTGTAGCTATTTTCAGTTTAATGGTACAGTGTGACGTTCCAACAACTGATTTTAAGTTGGTAAGACTTtcaaaattttgtttttatcatccAGCAATAATCAAAACCCTCACACATCACCCTCCCCAGCTTCATACCTAACCAGAGTCTGGTTGTGAAGATCCCACACGGCTATGTTTCCATCAGAGCAGCAGGAAAAGCAGACCTTGGAGTCGGGGCTAATGGCCAGAGCATAACACGCAGGTGCTGATGAAGTTAGTTCAGCCTTGATTCGTGGAGTTGGTGTTGCCAAATCCCAGATTGACAAAGTACTCGCCTCGCCCCCGACAATGAGAGTCCGCCCATCCGGAAGTAGCCGACAGGAACGGATGTAGTTATCTCTGTTCTAATGTACCAGATGCACAGAAGTAGTTCATTTACTATCATTAAAAAAGTACCAATGCCTAAACTAGTTGCTGTTAGCAGGTAACAGGTTAAACAGTAGAAAACACAATCTGTGTTTTAACCATGAAGTCACATTGCATGTATGTAAGGGTCATTGCACTCACAAGGCAGTCCAGCTGGGATACAGGAGTCTTGTTTCCCGGGTGACTGATGTCCCACACCTTGACGCAACCCTTGCCGCCGGTGTAGACATGACGCGTTGGGTTACTGATGGTGACAGCACACACCACCTCCCCGTGGCTGAGAGTATTGATCTGTCGTGCGTGGCGCGGGATGCCGGGGCCAATCAGTGCATCCGGAGGAAAAGGCACAGGCTGCATTTGTCCATCAGCGCTGACGTGAAAGGAGTAAGCGctagaggaaagaaaagagtcACGTGGAGAGAAGAGAGGTAGACAAGTGGGCAAAGGTATGTTGCAAATGTAGTAAAGAAGAGGAAATAAATGGAGATTTATtaaacagagaggaaacataCGGTTTTCCACCAGGAATGCCCGAGAGGTTGGGAGGAAGTCCAGGGACACGTATGTGGTGGTGAGGATCAAATCCCACCTAGAGAATATAGGTTTAGAGTACAATCTaacacatcacacaaaaaacTAGAGCTGTTGGCAGCTGCTATCATGATCAGTGTCTATATTTCTTTTACTCCGTAGGATGGTTTTCCTAAAGCCAATCTGTTGACATGCTGAATGCTTACATTTCTGCTAACTACCCAATAAAATACTACACAGTCTTCCATAATTATGTACAGTATCACATAATGTATATAtcaaattattacaataattgAAATATTTGGAATGCCTAAACAAAATAtatgatttcattttattttgcccTGTTAAAGCTGTACTCAGTTATTTAGTTTACTAGTCCTTGGTGGACAAAACTTTAAATTAATAACATAGCCTACTGAATATGTTGttatgcatatatacatatacaatgtgtgtgtttgtgtgtgtgtgtgggtgtgtgtgtgtgtgtgttgtaccaCTTGTGTGCGTCCATAAGCAGCCactgcagcagcagccaccaCACTCATTTGTGGAGAAATGTTATGCAGGCCGGTGTAGGCTGCTCCAGCTCCACTCAGCTCTCCGTTCATACCCGGGTGAGGAACCATTCCAAACGGACTGGGGTATGAGCATGGCACTGCCAATGGCGTACGGAGACCAGGAACTACAAGACAAAACGTTTTCCAAAAACATCTACTTTAGTCAACTTCTTACTGATTCAAATCCACTATCTCACTGATACACGCAGAGAAGATTAATGttctgttggcaacactgaccCAGCGTCTCGACTCCTGGCTGTTTACTGGGTACAGACCTCAAGCCCGGGGTGGAGGTGCTGCTGGGTGTTGGGGCATCAGAGCGGGATGTGGGGGTGCTGGACTTTGATACAGGTGTGGTGGCCTTCTCgttctacaaaacaaaaaaagttataaatctTAATCACGAACGGTTTAAACACTAGTGTAAACAGTTAATTCAGATGGAGCAGATATCTCTTTGCAGAAGGGTTGTAGAGATAAAAGACACATGCAACCATTTGCATAAAACATTCAATACAGGAACTATTCATGCTTAGACTGAAGCTGAGAGTTCACGACTCACAAAATTGATAttctattaaaaatgtattaaacacTTTTTCCACCTGATATAATCCAGggtgttttaatttattatctTCTGACTAACAGGAGTTTTCCTTATTTGACACCAAACCTTCATTCTCTTCTATACCTTACTTACAATTATTCCATTTTTGTGAATGCCTAAAAATAGAAACCCTAGAGATATGATGAAAAAGAAGATCAGAGGGCTATAATTACCCCAATGACTCACCACATTAATCTCTTTGGATTTGGATGAAGGTGTGCTGCTGGAGGAAGCGACGGAGGACGGACTCAGCGGAGCATCCTTCTTCAACAGGCGACTTTTGTCCAATCCGTTCTCCCGAGGTGAGTGGGCAGGACTTCCTCTAGGAGACGACGGATCCTGTCGTGGGTGAGCAAAGGGAAagatgagagagtgagaggggtTGTTGTTTCTTAACACAAAATATACCATGCTGCCTAAACCGTTTTGTACCTCATTGGAGACATCCACTACCAAGTTGTCGTCACTCTTCTCTCCATCGCTTTCCTAAAATGGACACATAGAAGACACACCTTTGACTTTCACTCCGTGGTGAAAAATGGTTGATAGTTTTTTTGTGCTAAATTTACGGAACAGTATAAACAAGCATATTTATTAAATTGGCATCAGCATTTTATAAAATGGCTGGACTTCTGGCATTAAAAATTTCTACTGTATGTAGACCTAAGTTCTTCATCAGTgaaaatacatagtatattcAGTGCTTTTCATCAAAGTGAATATCCCACCTATTTGATATGGCACATTAAATAGAAATTAGTCATTCATTCATGAGTAATCATAAAATCAAGGATTTAATAAATGATCTGAAAGAAGACCATAAAGACTTCTTTAATCATTCCTCTGGCATTActtcttttatatttttgcatttttaattatCAGATTAAAGTGGTATGAATGGTTCCGTTGTGTGTCATTCAGATGGCTAAAGAACATGTCATAAACCGAAACAAACTGAGCTCAAATCCAAGCTACGTCCTTTAACATGTCGGttctttctctca belongs to Etheostoma spectabile isolate EspeVRDwgs_2016 chromosome 5, UIUC_Espe_1.0, whole genome shotgun sequence and includes:
- the LOC116689015 gene encoding transducin-like enhancer protein 4 isoform X2, giving the protein MIRDLSKMYPPARHPPGQPLKFTVTESCDRIKEEFHFLQAQYHSLKLECEKLASEKTEMQRHYVMYYEMSYGLNIEMHKQAEIVKRLNAICAQVIPFLSQEHQQQVVQAVERAKQVTMAELNAIIGQQLQAQHLSHGHAIPIPLTPHPAGLQPPLAPGAGTASLLALSSALSHQLPLKDERKHHDNNNSEHPRDRDSVKSSSVSPSASFRTREKHRSSSDYSSDSKKQKTDDKELASTRYESDGEKSDDNLVVDVSNEDPSSPRGSPAHSPRENGLDKSRLLKKDAPLSPSSVASSSSTPSSKSKEINVNEKATTPVSKSSTPTSRSDAPTPSSTSTPGLRSVPSKQPGVETLVPGLRTPLAVPCSYPSPFGMVPHPGMNGELSGAGAAYTGLHNISPQMSVVAAAAVAAYGRTQVVGFDPHHHIRVPGLPPNLSGIPGGKPAYSFHVSADGQMQPVPFPPDALIGPGIPRHARQINTLSHGEVVCAVTISNPTRHVYTGGKGCVKVWDISHPGNKTPVSQLDCLNRDNYIRSCRLLPDGRTLIVGGEASTLSIWDLATPTPRIKAELTSSAPACYALAISPDSKVCFSCCSDGNIAVWDLHNQTLVRQFQGHTDGASCIDISNDGTKLWTGGLDNTVRSWDLREGRQLQQHDFTSQIFSLGYCPTGEWLAVGMENNNVEVLHVTKPDKYQLHLHESCVLSLRFAHCGKWFVSTGKDNLLNAWRTPYGASIFQSKESSSVLSCDISIDDKYIVTGSGDKKATVYEVNY
- the LOC116689015 gene encoding transducin-like enhancer protein 4 isoform X3, which gives rise to MPRLVYWHQQQVVQAVERAKQVTMAELNAIIGQQQLQAQHLSHGHAIPIPLTPHPAGLQPPLAPGAGTASLLALSSALSHQLPLKDERKHHDNNNSEHPRDRDSVKSSSVSPSASFRTREKHRSSSDYSSDSKKQKTDDKELASTRYESDGEKSDDNLVVDVSNEDPSSPRGSPAHSPRENGLDKSRLLKKDAPLSPSSVASSSSTPSSKSKEINVNEKATTPVSKSSTPTSRSDAPTPSSTSTPGLRSVPSKQPGVETLVPGLRTPLAVPCSYPSPFGMVPHPGMNGELSGAGAAYTGLHNISPQMSVVAAAAVAAYGRTQVVGFDPHHHIRVPGLPPNLSGIPGGKPAYSFHVSADGQMQPVPFPPDALIGPGIPRHARQINTLSHGEVVCAVTISNPTRHVYTGGKGCVKVWDISHPGNKTPVSQLDCLNRDNYIRSCRLLPDGRTLIVGGEASTLSIWDLATPTPRIKAELTSSAPACYALAISPDSKVCFSCCSDGNIAVWDLHNQTLVRQFQGHTDGASCIDISNDGTKLWTGGLDNTVRSWDLREGRQLQQHDFTSQIFSLGYCPTGEWLAVGMENNNVEVLHVTKPDKYQLHLHESCVLSLRFAHCGKWFVSTGKDNLLNAWRTPYGASIFQSKESSSVLSCDISIDDKYIVTGSGDKKATVYEVNY
- the LOC116689015 gene encoding transducin-like enhancer protein 4 isoform X1 translates to MIRDLSKMYPPARHPPGQPLKFTVTESCDRIKEEFHFLQAQYHSLKLECEKLASEKTEMQRHYVMYYEMSYGLNIEMHKQAEIVKRLNAICAQVIPFLSQEHQQQVVQAVERAKQVTMAELNAIIGQQQLQAQHLSHGHAIPIPLTPHPAGLQPPLAPGAGTASLLALSSALSHQLPLKDERKHHDNNNSEHPRDRDSVKSSSVSPSASFRTREKHRSSSDYSSDSKKQKTDDKELASTRYESDGEKSDDNLVVDVSNEDPSSPRGSPAHSPRENGLDKSRLLKKDAPLSPSSVASSSSTPSSKSKEINVNEKATTPVSKSSTPTSRSDAPTPSSTSTPGLRSVPSKQPGVETLVPGLRTPLAVPCSYPSPFGMVPHPGMNGELSGAGAAYTGLHNISPQMSVVAAAAVAAYGRTQVVGFDPHHHIRVPGLPPNLSGIPGGKPAYSFHVSADGQMQPVPFPPDALIGPGIPRHARQINTLSHGEVVCAVTISNPTRHVYTGGKGCVKVWDISHPGNKTPVSQLDCLNRDNYIRSCRLLPDGRTLIVGGEASTLSIWDLATPTPRIKAELTSSAPACYALAISPDSKVCFSCCSDGNIAVWDLHNQTLVRQFQGHTDGASCIDISNDGTKLWTGGLDNTVRSWDLREGRQLQQHDFTSQIFSLGYCPTGEWLAVGMENNNVEVLHVTKPDKYQLHLHESCVLSLRFAHCGKWFVSTGKDNLLNAWRTPYGASIFQSKESSSVLSCDISIDDKYIVTGSGDKKATVYEVNY